GATGACGACCGTGCTGATGATGCCCCAGTAGCCGGCCATCATCGGGCTGAAGCCCTGGATGATGAGATAGACGATGATGCCCAGGGGGATAAACTGGAACCAGGCCGTGCGGATAATCCGCCCGAACTTGGGCAGCATGCCTTCGGGCAGACCGCTCATGCCCATCTTGCGCGCCTGCAGGTAGACCATGACGCCGACCACCGCGAAGTAGAGAAGGGCCGGCCCGAGCGCGTGGCCGATAATGCGCACGTAGGGCACGCCGGTGTATTCGGCGATGATAAAAGCCGCCGCGCCCATGATGGGCGGCAGGATCTGACCTCCCTGAGAGGCCGCCGCCTCCGTGGCCGCGGCAAACTGTGCGGGGTAGCCGAGGCGCTTCATGAGCGGGATGGTAAAGGCGCCGGTGATGGCTACGTTGGCGGCCCCGTTGCCGGTGATCGAGCCCATGGCGGCGCTGGCGCCGACGGCGGCTAAGGCCGGCCCGCCGGTGCGCTTGCCCAAGAGGGCGAGCGCCAGGTTGACGATGGCCGAGCCCAGGCCGGAGCGGGTGAGCAGCGCGCCGAAGATGATAAAGAGCACCAAGACGGTCGAGCTAACGTAGATGGGCGCCGAGAAGATGCCGTTGGTGCTGTTGAACATCTGGCTGATGGTGCGGTTATAGCTGAAACCGGGATGCCCCAGGAGCCCCGGCAGATGAGGTCCGGCGAAGATGTAGCCGATGAACACCGAGGTGAGTAGCGCTATGGGCCAGCCGCAGGTCCGGCGGGTGGCCTCGACGATGAGGAGGATGAGCGCGCTGCCGACGACCCTGTCCGGTAGCGCGGTCCGTCCCTCGCGCATCTGGATGTCGAGGCTCTGGGTGATCATGTAGCCGGCTACGACGACCGCCAAAAGCAGCGGCAGGCCGTCCAGCAGGGGGTGAAAGCGCTTGCCCCGCGCGGGCTTGAGCGTAAAGACCAAAATGAGCACCCCGGCCACGTGCATGGCCCGGTGCAGCCACGACGAGCCCAAGATGCCGTAGCCGGCGGTGTAGATGTGAAAGAGCGAAAAGGCGATGGCGAAAAGAGAGACGAGGAGCGCGACCAGTCTCGCCGCGCCTCCCCAGTCTCCCCCCTGGAGCACCTTCTCGAGGAGGCTCGGTTCTTCGCTGGCTTCGGCAACATAGGCCGCCTCGATCTTGCGCTCCCGCTCATTCACCGTCGCCTCCTCGGCTCCCGGATCTAGTTCAGCAGGCCGATCTCGCGGTAGTAGCGAAGGGCGCCGGGATGAAGGTCCTCGGGCCTGGTGCCGGCGAGAGCAAATTCCGGGGTCAACCAGTGCGCTCGAGCGGGCTGGTTTTCCTGAAGCCTCTCGACGTTCTCCCACACCGCTCTCGTCAGGTTGTAGACGGCGTCCTCCGAGAGCTGGCGGCTGGCAAAGACGATGCTGTAGA
This genomic window from Deinococcota bacterium contains:
- a CDS encoding TRAP transporter fused permease subunit, which translates into the protein MNERERKIEAAYVAEASEEPSLLEKVLQGGDWGGAARLVALLVSLFAIAFSLFHIYTAGYGILGSSWLHRAMHVAGVLILVFTLKPARGKRFHPLLDGLPLLLAVVVAGYMITQSLDIQMREGRTALPDRVVGSALILLIVEATRRTCGWPIALLTSVFIGYIFAGPHLPGLLGHPGFSYNRTISQMFNSTNGIFSAPIYVSSTVLVLFIIFGALLTRSGLGSAIVNLALALLGKRTGGPALAAVGASAAMGSITGNGAANVAITGAFTIPLMKRLGYPAQFAAATEAAASQGGQILPPIMGAAAFIIAEYTGVPYVRIIGHALGPALLYFAVVGVMVYLQARKMGMSGLPEGMLPKFGRIIRTAWFQFIPLGIIVYLIIQGFSPMMAGYWGIISTVVI